CGGAGCTTGCCGACGCGGCGGCTCGGATGACCGATCTTCGGATCGAACCCGAGGACGTCCAGCGAGAGCTTGGCAGGCTCGAGGTCGAGCTGGCGAATATGTACAAGTCTGTACCTAGTTTGGCTTCACAAAACTATGCCGCGCAAGCCGTGGCTCCACCCCTGGTCGGGGCGCGCCGCGGCGGGGTCCTCGAGCAGATGCGGGCGATCCCCCTCGACACGCTCCGCGCGCGCGTCGCCGCCTACTACCAGCCGCGCAACGCGATGCTCGTCCTGGCCGGGGACCTTGCCCCCGCTCAGGCTCAAGCCATGGTGGAGAAGGCCTTCGGAAAGATCTCAGGCGGCGAGGCTCTTCCGGAGGTCGCGCTTGCCCGCGCGCCGGTCACGACCGGCACGACCGAGTTGCCCGCGTCGGGCCTGCTGGGTGGGGGCTACGCCGCAGTCGCCTACCCGGCACCGAGTCCCAAGGATCCGGAGTACGCGGGTTTCTTGATGCTCGCGTCGATCCTGCAGACACGGGCCATCGACTTCGGGGCGCCCAAGGGTGTGGCTCCCGTGCAGTTCGCGCCGTTGGATCGGCCCGAAGTGCTGATCGTTTCGGCGCCTCCGCTCGCCGGGGAGGATGCGGCCAAAGCCGCCACACGCATCGAAGCGATCGTCCGGCGTGAACTGGAAGCGGCCCAGGTGGACACGCGGCTCTTAACGCGCACCTTCGGGTTTCTGCTGGGTCTCGAGGGAACCCCGGAGACCGAGATGGCCCTCAACCCCTACGGCGTCGCGTTCGGAATCGCCCGGAGGCGGCAACTGGGGATCGACCCGGCAGCCCTGGCTTCGAGGATCAACACGTTGTCCGACGCCGAGTTGGCCAGGGCCCGCACTGTGATGCTGGAGCATGTGGGCAAAGCCGTGGTCCGCAGTTCCGCCGCGAACCGGTGATGGTGGCGGCACGCCCGTCGAGCGGGGCGTGGCACCCGCGCCCTGCTGGATGCGGCACTCGGCACGCCCGACGAGCGGGCGTGGCACCCGTGACGGCACCCCGATGGCACCTCGCGCGGGTAAAGTGCGCGCGTTCGATGGTTGAGCCTTTAACCGCCTGGATGTCGGTGGACCGCGCCGAGCGAGCGTTGCGAGCGGGTGGCCTCTCGGACGGCGCCTCGGCCCTCGCGGCGCCCCTCGTGTCCCGGGCCGCGCAGGCCTTGGTGGAGTCGGGAGTCAGCGGCAACCTGGCCTCATCGGCTTGGTGGGTCCCGGGCCGGGTCGAAATCCTTGGCAAGCACACGGACTATGCGGGCGGGCGCAGCCTCACTTGCGCGGCCGAACGGGGGTTCGCCCTCGTGTTCGTCACGTGCCAGGAGCGGACGCTCACGGTCCATGCGACCGACGAGAACGAGACCGCCCGCTTCGCTCTCTTTGAGGAAGGGGCGCCCCAAGCCGGGTGGAGGCTCTACGCGAGTACGTTGGCCAACCGCTTCGCCCAGGACGCCTCGAATCTCCAATGGGGCGTGGAGTGCGCGTTGGCCAGCAACCTCCCGCGCGATGCCGGCCTCTCGAGTTCCAGCGCGCTCCTGATCGCCCTGTTTCAGGCGGTGGCTTCGGCCAACGGCCGATTCGAAGGGACACCGCTGGGAGAGGCCACGGCGACGCCAGAGGGGCAAGCCGCCTACTTGGCGAGCGTGGAAGCCGGGCGCCCGTTCGCCGGGCTTGGAGGCGCCGCCCCGACGGGCGTGGGAACCCGTGGCGGCAGCGAGGACCATGTGGCGATCCTCTGCTCGCGCGTCGATGCAATCGGCCTCTACCGGTATCGCCCGATCGAGCGGCTGGGATCGTACCCGCTGCCAGGGGAGTGGCTGATCGCGGTTGGCGGGTCGGGCGTCTCCGCCCACAAGGCCGGCGCCGCTCGGGAAGCGTACAACCGCGCATCCGACCTGATGGCCCGGCTCCAAGCCGGCGAGCCTCCGGTGGACGACGCGCTCAAGCATCGGCAGGCGCACTTCGACTTCGAAGACGGGCACGCGGTGCCATCCGCCGCCGAGGCGCTCCGCAGCGGAGACCTCGAGACCTTTGCCGACTGGGTGAACCGGTCCCAATCGATGGGAGCGGGGCTGCTTGGGAACCAGATTCCTGAAACCATCGCCTTGGCGGCCTCGGCGCGCGCCGTGGGTTCTCCTTGTGCCACCGCCTTCGGTGCAGGGTTTGGAGGAAGCGTGTGGGCGCTGATTCGAAGGGAAGACCCGGAGGGCTTCCTCGAGAGGTGGCGCGCTCGATACGCAACGGAGTTCGAATACTCTGCGGGGAACGGCCGGTTCTTTACTATGCGCCCCGGCCCCCCCGCATTTCGTTTGGGCTAGTAGGTCACCTCGACCTCCCAGATCCACCCGGAGGCGAAGCGCCCATCCATGTAGGAGATCGCCTGGCCGGCCCCCGACTCGGGCCCCCACACCCCCGAGATTCCCTGCCACCACACGCTGCCCTGGTCGGCACCCCAGTCGTGGTGGAATGGCGACGAGAAGTTGATGGAGTAGTGGTAGTAGTAGGGATCGTTGCCTCCATAAGCGCGCAACTGATAGTGCGTTGCCCCTTCGGCCTTCGGGATGATCACCGTCGCAAGCGTGGCGTGGCGCCCATTCTCGATCCGCTGCATCGTCTGGTACGACCCGAAGATGATCGAGTGGCGCGTTTCCACCCGGATCTCGCCCTCATCGCGCGCGAGGGTCACGAGTTGGCCGTCGATGTTCTCCGCGACTTCGACCGAGATCGAGTCGACGCCGTCCGTACTCCGAGCGGTGTAGGTGAGTCGGCCGTCCCGGGTCCACTCTCCCAGCGGTTCGTTGAACTCGCCGTAGTTCGTGGTTCCGTTGAACCGGTACCAGACGGTTCCCGAAGCGGCATCCGGGGGGAGGAGCGTGACGGAGATGTTCTGGCTCTCCCCGTGCAGCAGAGAACTTCTGCGCGGATTGAGGACCGCGCGTGTGTTGGAGACCTCGATCCGAGCCTGATCGACGCCGACGCGCACGTGGTTCGCGCCCTCCATATAGAAGACCTCGACGCTGAGCGACGTATCGCCTCGGAACCCGACATCCGGTGAGAACACCGCGAACTCCGAATCGGTCTCGATGTCCATCGCGAACTGGCCGCCGGACGAGACCCTTCCGTTGCCACCGGACTTCCAGTGGTAACGATAGGCGATGTTCGGATCGCGGTTCTGAACGATCGCCTCGAATGTCGTGAGCGGAGACGTCGGGAAGATCGTGAGTTCGTCCGGGGTCAAAGTGACCTTGGCGCCCGTGGTGTCGATTTCGAACACGTCGGCACTGCGGGACGCGGCGATCGAGACGACCTGGACGACGCTGTCCGCGACCGTCAGGAACTTGTCGAGGCCGCCCATCCCGTCGAAGAGCGCGTACACCTTCGTCATGAACTGCTCTGCGATCTCCTGTCCGTATCCCGACGAGATGATGTCGTGGACCAACGCGAGCACCGCCAACTGGAGCCCGGGACTGGTGGCGAACGCCTTGTAGATGTCCACCATCGCGCCCTTCACGTCCCCGGTTCGGGCCTTGTCCAACACTCCCGGCAGAACGTCGAACAGCGCGTTGACGGCGCTTTGGTACACCTCGGTGGCCAGCACGATGTTGATCCGCTCTTCAAGCCCATCGAGCGCAATCGGTGCCGCCAGGTTGACGATCATCGGCAGGAACAAGTCGGCGATCAGGGTCCGTGCGACGACCTTCCGGTACGAGGCTTGTTCCACCTCGTCCGTGAGGTCCCAATCGCCGTCGCTGCTGCCGAGCCCGACGGCCGTGACGCGGTACTTCGTGGAGGAGGCCCCCTCAGGCGTCAGCGGAATCGGGATCGCCGCGGTCGTGACCGGGGCGTACGGCATTTGTCCGGTTCCCAGGATGTCGATCAGACCCCCGATCAGGGAGTTGAAGTGGGCCGTCGGCGAAACGTCGACGACCGCGACCCGCTCGGGCGAAGGCGTCGTGTTGCCGTTCTCGTCGTCGTAGCTCATGCGCTCGATATGGGCGATCGCCCGACGACGGTACGCGTTCTTGATCTGGATC
This portion of the Fimbriimonadaceae bacterium genome encodes:
- a CDS encoding insulinase family protein, encoding MKWTLIATVVLILCGCSKGVAPAPEAAKAEPLKNGLEVVLRPIEGAKSVALVVQYSIGDRNDPEGASGMAHLIEHLLATCATPGHPARDVDTLVDTYPDGFNAQTGDDYTLVSTVFPKERLEAELADAAARMTDLRIEPEDVQRELGRLEVELANMYKSVPSLASQNYAAQAVAPPLVGARRGGVLEQMRAIPLDTLRARVAAYYQPRNAMLVLAGDLAPAQAQAMVEKAFGKISGGEALPEVALARAPVTTGTTELPASGLLGGGYAAVAYPAPSPKDPEYAGFLMLASILQTRAIDFGAPKGVAPVQFAPLDRPEVLIVSAPPLAGEDAAKAATRIEAIVRRELEAAQVDTRLLTRTFGFLLGLEGTPETEMALNPYGVAFGIARRRQLGIDPAALASRINTLSDAELARARTVMLEHVGKAVVRSSAANR